Proteins from a single region of Streptomyces sp. Tu 3180:
- a CDS encoding RDD family protein, translating into MSELVTGEAVALELRPAKLPSRALAVLLDLAAAVAAYVAVTIALVASTASLDQAAQTALSIAAFVLVLVGGPIAVETLSHGRSLGKMACGLRVVRDDGGPIRFRHALVRGLIGVIEILMTFGVVACVASLVSARGRRLGDVFAGTLVVRERVPAGRGGFVPPPPPWLAGRFSGLDLSAVPDGLWLAVRQYLTRMQQLDPQVGRTMAERLAADLADRTGAPVPPGVPPAAYLAAVVQERQAREARRTFGNGAAAGGGHVGAAGSAGAYAPPAHPPVAVPPDVRPDVPSEDPRAVPPGTPSARSSAEGVEVPVRGDRTGTPQDAAPADRPSTGFVPPS; encoded by the coding sequence GTGAGTGAGCTGGTGACGGGCGAGGCGGTGGCGTTGGAGCTGCGCCCCGCGAAGCTGCCCAGCAGGGCACTGGCCGTGCTGCTCGACCTGGCGGCGGCCGTGGCGGCCTACGTCGCCGTGACCATCGCCCTGGTGGCTTCCACGGCCTCCCTGGACCAGGCGGCGCAGACGGCGCTGTCGATCGCGGCGTTCGTCCTGGTGCTGGTGGGCGGGCCGATCGCGGTCGAGACGCTCAGTCACGGGCGGTCGCTCGGGAAGATGGCGTGCGGGCTGCGGGTGGTGCGGGACGACGGGGGGCCGATCCGGTTCCGGCACGCACTGGTGCGGGGTCTGATCGGCGTCATCGAGATCCTGATGACGTTCGGGGTCGTGGCCTGCGTCGCCTCCCTGGTGTCGGCGCGCGGCCGGCGGCTCGGGGACGTGTTCGCGGGGACGCTGGTCGTCCGGGAGCGGGTGCCGGCCGGGCGGGGCGGTTTCGTACCGCCGCCGCCCCCGTGGCTGGCCGGGCGGTTCTCCGGTCTTGATCTGTCGGCGGTGCCCGACGGCCTGTGGCTCGCCGTCCGGCAGTACCTGACGCGGATGCAGCAGCTGGACCCGCAGGTCGGCCGGACGATGGCGGAGCGGCTGGCGGCGGACCTGGCGGACCGTACGGGGGCGCCGGTGCCGCCGGGGGTGCCGCCGGCGGCGTACCTGGCGGCGGTGGTGCAGGAGCGGCAGGCCCGGGAGGCCCGGCGGACCTTCGGGAACGGGGCGGCCGCGGGTGGCGGTCACGTCGGCGCCGCCGGTTCGGCGGGGGCCTACGCCCCGCCCGCCCATCCCCCCGTGGCCGTGCCGCCGGACGTACGGCCGGACGTCCCGTCGGAGGACCCGCGAGCCGTGCCGCCCGGGACGCCGTCCGCGCGTTCCTCCGCGGAGGGCGTGGAGGTGCCGGTGCGCGGGGACCGGACCGGCACGCCGCAGGACGCGGCGCCGGCCGACCGCCCCTCGACGGGGTTCGTACCGCCGTCGTAG
- the ahcY gene encoding adenosylhomocysteinase has product MTTVENRQDFKVADLSLAEFGRKEITLAEHEMPGLMAIRKEYAEAQPLAGARVTGSLHMTVQTAVLIETLVALGAQVRWASCNIFSTQDHAAAAIAVGPDGTPDNPRGVPVFAWKGETLEEYWWCTEQALTWPDSPTGGPNMILDDGGDATLLVHKGVEYEKDGKVPSPDTAESDEHRVILELLTRTLGENPQKWTQLASEIRGVTEETTTGVHRLYEMQRDGTLLFPAINVNDAVTKSKFDNKYGCRHSLVDGINRATDTLIGGKTAVVCGYGDVGKGCAESLRGQGARVIVTEIDPICALQAAMDGYQVTTLDEVVETADIFITTTGNKDIIMASDMARMKHQAIVGNIGHFDNEIDMAGLAKVPGIVKDEIKPQVHTWTFPDGKKIIVLSEGRLLNLGNATGHPSFVMSNSFADQTLAQIELFTKPDEYPTGVYVLPKHLDEKVARLHLDALGVKLTTLRPEQAEYIGVKVEGPFKPDHYRY; this is encoded by the coding sequence ATGACGACTGTCGAGAACCGACAGGACTTCAAGGTCGCCGACCTCTCCCTGGCCGAGTTCGGCCGCAAGGAGATCACCCTCGCCGAGCACGAGATGCCCGGCCTGATGGCGATCCGCAAGGAGTACGCCGAGGCCCAGCCGCTGGCCGGCGCCCGGGTCACCGGCTCCCTGCACATGACCGTGCAGACCGCCGTGCTGATCGAGACCCTGGTCGCCCTGGGCGCGCAGGTCCGCTGGGCGTCCTGCAACATCTTCTCCACCCAGGACCACGCCGCGGCCGCCATCGCCGTCGGCCCCGACGGGACGCCCGACAACCCGCGGGGCGTCCCGGTCTTCGCCTGGAAGGGCGAGACCCTCGAGGAGTACTGGTGGTGCACGGAGCAGGCACTGACCTGGCCGGACAGCCCCACCGGCGGCCCCAACATGATCCTGGACGACGGCGGTGACGCCACCCTCCTCGTCCACAAGGGCGTCGAGTACGAGAAGGACGGCAAGGTCCCCTCGCCCGACACCGCCGAGTCCGACGAGCACCGCGTCATCCTGGAGCTCCTCACCCGCACCCTGGGCGAGAACCCGCAGAAGTGGACCCAGCTGGCCTCCGAGATCCGCGGCGTCACCGAGGAGACCACGACCGGCGTCCACCGCCTGTACGAGATGCAGCGCGACGGCACCCTCCTGTTCCCGGCGATCAACGTCAACGACGCCGTCACCAAGTCGAAGTTCGACAACAAGTACGGCTGCCGCCACTCCCTGGTCGACGGCATCAACCGCGCCACCGACACCCTGATCGGCGGCAAGACCGCGGTCGTCTGCGGCTACGGCGACGTGGGCAAGGGCTGCGCGGAGTCCCTGCGCGGACAGGGCGCCCGCGTGATCGTCACCGAGATCGACCCGATCTGCGCCCTCCAGGCCGCGATGGACGGCTACCAGGTCACGACGCTGGACGAGGTCGTCGAGACGGCCGACATCTTCATCACCACGACCGGCAACAAGGACATCATCATGGCCTCCGACATGGCCAGGATGAAGCACCAGGCCATCGTCGGGAACATCGGCCACTTCGACAACGAGATCGACATGGCCGGCCTCGCCAAGGTCCCCGGCATCGTCAAGGACGAGATCAAGCCGCAGGTCCACACCTGGACCTTCCCCGACGGCAAGAAGATCATCGTGCTGTCCGAGGGCCGCCTGCTGAACCTGGGCAACGCCACCGGTCACCCGTCGTTCGTGATGTCCAACTCCTTCGCGGACCAGACCCTGGCCCAGATCGAGCTGTTCACCAAGCCCGACGAGTACCCGACCGGCGTCTACGTGCTGCCCAAGCACCTCGACGAGAAGGTCGCCCGCCTCCACCTCGACGCGCTCGGCGTCAAGCTGACCACGCTCCGCCCGGAGCAGGCCGAGTACATCGGCGTGAAGGTCGAGGGCCCGTTCAAGCCGGACCACTACCGCTACTGA
- a CDS encoding cation diffusion facilitator family transporter, whose product MSASGGTKAIVAALAANLAIAVAKFVAFLFSGSSSMLAESVHSVADSGNQALLLVGGKKAQRRATPEHPFGYGRERYIYAFLVSIVLFSVGGMFALYEGYEKIKHPHELEHWYWPVGVLVFAIIAETFSFRTAIKESNVLRGKRSWKEFVRHAKAPELPVVLLEDLGALVGLVLALGGVGLALLTGDSVWDGIGTLCIGVLLILIALVLAAETKSLLLGEAAGAEESQKIQAAVVDGDTVTRVIHMRTLHLGPEELLVAAKIAVRHDNTATEIAAAIDAAESRIREAVPIARVIYLEPDVYSEAEAARGADPEATPGGPAPHGTGH is encoded by the coding sequence ATGAGCGCGTCAGGCGGCACCAAGGCGATCGTGGCGGCACTCGCCGCCAACCTCGCGATCGCGGTAGCGAAGTTCGTGGCGTTCCTCTTCAGCGGCTCCTCGTCGATGCTCGCCGAATCCGTGCACTCGGTCGCCGACTCCGGCAACCAGGCCCTGCTGCTGGTCGGCGGCAAGAAGGCACAGCGCCGGGCCACCCCGGAGCACCCCTTCGGCTACGGCCGCGAGCGCTACATCTACGCCTTCCTCGTCTCCATCGTGCTCTTCTCGGTCGGCGGCATGTTCGCCCTCTACGAGGGCTACGAGAAGATCAAGCACCCGCACGAGCTGGAGCACTGGTACTGGCCGGTCGGCGTCCTCGTCTTCGCGATCATCGCCGAGACCTTCTCCTTCCGCACCGCCATCAAGGAGTCCAACGTCCTGCGCGGCAAGCGCTCCTGGAAGGAGTTCGTCCGCCACGCCAAGGCCCCCGAACTGCCGGTCGTCCTCCTGGAGGACCTGGGCGCGCTCGTCGGTCTGGTCCTCGCCCTCGGCGGTGTCGGCCTCGCCCTGCTCACCGGTGACAGCGTCTGGGACGGCATCGGCACCCTCTGCATCGGCGTCCTGCTCATCCTGATCGCCCTGGTCCTCGCCGCCGAGACGAAGTCCCTGCTGCTCGGCGAGGCCGCCGGTGCCGAGGAGAGCCAGAAGATCCAGGCCGCCGTCGTCGACGGCGACACCGTCACCCGCGTCATCCACATGCGCACCCTCCACCTCGGCCCGGAGGAGCTGCTGGTCGCCGCGAAGATCGCCGTGCGGCACGACAACACGGCCACGGAGATCGCCGCCGCCATCGACGCCGCCGAGTCCCGCATCCGCGAGGCCGTCCCGATCGCCCGCGTGATCTACCTCGAGCCCGACGTCTACAGCGAGGCCGAGGCCGCCCGGGGCGCCGACCCCGAGGCCACCCCGGGCGGTCCCGCACCGCACGGCACCGGGCACTGA
- the manA gene encoding mannose-6-phosphate isomerase, class I, whose protein sequence is MDRLDNTIRPYAWGSTTAIPRLLGTEPTGEPQAEMWMGAHPGAPSRTARGTLVEVIDAAPEKELGAASVAKFGPRLPFLLKLLAAGAPLSLQVHPDLDQAKRGYEDEERRGVPVDAPHRTYKDANHKPELICALTEFDGLCGFRDPLRAAGLLDGLGVDSLKPYVDLLHAHPEEAALREVLTAILTADPDEMAHTVTEAAAACDRLGGPYAPYAGIAHHYPGDPGVIAAMLLNHVRLQPGEALFLGAGVPHAYLSGLGVEIMANSDNVLRCGLTPKHVDVPELLRIVRFEAGDPGVLRPEATPEGEEVYETPIDEFRLSRHVLPEGGAPRDLTLSTPQILLCTAGSVRAGEHELSPGTSVFVPAGEKAEVSGTGTLFRATVVA, encoded by the coding sequence ATGGACCGCCTCGACAACACCATCCGCCCCTACGCCTGGGGTTCCACCACCGCCATCCCGCGGCTGCTCGGCACCGAACCGACCGGCGAGCCGCAGGCGGAGATGTGGATGGGCGCCCACCCCGGAGCCCCCTCACGCACCGCGCGCGGCACGCTGGTCGAGGTCATCGACGCCGCCCCGGAGAAGGAGCTCGGCGCGGCGTCGGTCGCGAAGTTCGGCCCGCGCCTGCCCTTCCTCCTCAAGCTCCTCGCCGCCGGCGCCCCGCTCTCCCTCCAGGTCCACCCCGACCTGGACCAGGCGAAGCGGGGATACGAGGACGAGGAGCGCCGCGGCGTCCCCGTGGACGCCCCGCACCGCACCTACAAGGACGCCAACCACAAGCCCGAACTGATCTGCGCCCTCACCGAGTTCGACGGACTGTGCGGCTTCCGCGACCCGCTGCGCGCCGCCGGCCTCCTCGACGGCCTCGGCGTGGACTCGCTCAAGCCGTACGTCGACCTGCTGCACGCCCACCCCGAGGAAGCGGCCCTGCGCGAGGTCCTCACCGCGATCCTCACCGCCGACCCCGACGAGATGGCCCACACCGTCACCGAGGCGGCCGCCGCCTGCGACCGCCTCGGCGGCCCCTACGCCCCGTACGCCGGCATCGCCCACCACTACCCGGGCGACCCCGGCGTCATCGCCGCGATGCTCCTCAACCACGTCCGGCTCCAGCCCGGCGAGGCCCTCTTCCTCGGCGCCGGCGTCCCGCACGCCTACCTGAGCGGCCTCGGCGTCGAGATCATGGCCAACTCCGACAACGTCCTGCGCTGCGGTCTGACCCCCAAGCACGTCGACGTCCCCGAACTCCTGCGCATCGTCCGCTTCGAGGCCGGCGACCCCGGCGTCCTGCGCCCGGAGGCCACCCCGGAGGGCGAGGAGGTCTACGAGACCCCCATCGACGAGTTCCGCCTCTCCCGCCACGTCCTCCCCGAGGGCGGCGCCCCCCGCGACCTGACCCTGAGCACCCCGCAGATCCTGCTCTGCACGGCCGGTTCGGTGCGCGCGGGCGAGCACGAGCTGTCCCCGGGGACGTCCGTGTTCGTCCCCGCGGGTGAGAAGGCCGAAGTGTCGGGTACCGGAACGCTGTTCAGGGCCACCGTCGTCGCCTGA
- a CDS encoding SIS domain-containing protein, whose product MLDESLLDSPEGLAEADHRNLLRGAAEAGARVRTAVRHAAEAGVRELKPDGRPRAVLIAGPGAAATQTADLLGTLAGAGSPVTRLAPTGVAPAGGALRWELPGWAGSVDLLLIATPDGTEPGLSLLCEQAYRRGCTIAAVAPARTPLADAVGGSHGLFVPMATAPYDQDEPLAATAPGVLWALLTPLLALLDRIGLLAAPPDALDKVADRLDRVAERCGPAIATYSNPAKTLAAELADALPLVWTEGVSAGPAGRRFAAALAELSGTPAVVAELPEALAAHSALLAGPLAASADPDDFFRDRVEEPPALHARAVLLRDRPIGGLTAAPAARDLALSHDTPISELEPEEGGELETLAELIAVTDFAAVYLALASGT is encoded by the coding sequence ATGCTCGACGAATCGCTGCTCGACTCACCCGAGGGCCTCGCCGAGGCCGACCACCGCAACCTGCTCCGCGGCGCCGCCGAAGCGGGCGCCCGCGTCCGCACGGCCGTCCGGCACGCCGCCGAGGCCGGTGTGCGCGAGCTCAAGCCGGACGGCCGTCCCCGCGCCGTGCTCATCGCGGGCCCCGGTGCCGCCGCCACCCAGACGGCCGACCTCCTCGGCACCCTGGCCGGCGCCGGCAGCCCCGTCACCCGGCTCGCGCCGACCGGCGTCGCCCCCGCCGGGGGAGCGCTGCGCTGGGAGCTGCCCGGCTGGGCGGGCTCCGTGGACCTGCTGCTGATCGCCACGCCCGACGGCACCGAACCGGGCCTGTCCCTGCTCTGCGAGCAGGCGTACCGCCGTGGCTGCACCATCGCCGCCGTGGCCCCCGCCCGCACCCCGCTCGCCGACGCCGTGGGCGGCTCCCACGGCCTGTTCGTCCCCATGGCCACCGCGCCCTACGACCAGGACGAACCCCTCGCCGCCACCGCCCCCGGCGTCCTGTGGGCGCTGCTCACCCCGCTGCTCGCGCTGCTGGACCGCATCGGCCTGCTCGCCGCCCCGCCGGACGCCCTGGACAAGGTCGCCGACCGCCTCGACCGCGTCGCCGAACGCTGCGGCCCGGCCATCGCGACGTACAGCAACCCCGCCAAGACCCTGGCCGCGGAACTCGCCGACGCGCTGCCCCTGGTGTGGACCGAGGGCGTCTCCGCGGGCCCGGCCGGCCGCCGCTTCGCCGCCGCGCTCGCCGAACTGTCCGGCACCCCCGCCGTCGTCGCCGAGCTCCCCGAGGCGCTCGCCGCGCACAGCGCCCTGCTGGCCGGTCCGCTGGCCGCCAGCGCCGACCCGGACGACTTCTTCCGCGACCGCGTGGAGGAACCGCCCGCCCTGCACGCACGCGCGGTGCTGCTCCGCGACCGCCCCATCGGCGGCCTCACCGCCGCCCCGGCCGCCCGCGATCTGGCCCTCAGCCACGACACGCCGATCAGCGAGCTGGAGCCCGAGGAGGGCGGCGAACTGGAGACCCTCGCGGAACTGATCGCCGTCACGGATTTCGCCGCCGTTTACCTGGCGCTCGCCTCCGGAACCTGA
- a CDS encoding Trm112 family protein — protein MALEAGLLEILACPACHSPLKEQDAELVCTGQDCGLAYPVRDGIPVLLVDEARRPA, from the coding sequence ATGGCGCTCGAAGCCGGCCTCCTGGAGATCCTCGCCTGCCCGGCCTGCCACTCCCCCCTCAAGGAGCAGGACGCCGAACTCGTCTGCACCGGCCAGGACTGCGGCCTGGCGTACCCGGTCCGCGACGGCATCCCCGTCCTCCTCGTCGACGAGGCCCGGCGCCCCGCGTAA
- a CDS encoding phosphomannomutase/phosphoglucomutase gives MAADLSQIVKAYDVRGVVPDQWDESLAELFGAAFARVTGAGALVTGHDMRPSSPGLSGAFARGAAAQGADVTEIGLCSTDQLYYASGTLDLPGAMFTASHNPARYNGIKLCRAGAAPVGQDTGLAEIRALVERWSESGAPEPAAVPGTVTRRDTLDDYAAHLRSLVDLTSIRPLKVVVDAGNGMGGHTVPTVFAGLPLTLVPMYFELDGTFPNHEANPLDPANLVDLQKRVREEGADLGLAFDGDADRCFVVDERGEPVSPSAITALVASRELARNGGKGTVIHNLITSWSVPEVVRENGGTPERTRVGHSFIKAEMARTGAIFGGEHSAHYYFRDFWNADTGMLAALHVLAALGGQRGTLSALVAQYDRYAGSGEINSTVDDQTARLAAIRAAYEGREGVTLDELDGLTVTSADWWFNVRPSNTEPLLRLNAEARDEATMAEVRDEALAIIRG, from the coding sequence GTGGCTGCTGATCTGTCGCAGATCGTGAAGGCGTACGACGTGCGCGGGGTCGTCCCCGACCAGTGGGACGAGTCCCTGGCCGAGCTCTTCGGCGCCGCCTTCGCCCGGGTGACCGGCGCGGGCGCCCTCGTCACCGGACACGACATGCGGCCCTCGTCCCCCGGCCTGTCGGGTGCCTTCGCGCGGGGCGCGGCGGCCCAGGGCGCCGACGTGACCGAGATCGGCCTGTGCTCCACCGACCAGCTCTACTACGCCTCGGGCACGCTGGACCTGCCGGGCGCGATGTTCACCGCCTCCCACAACCCGGCGCGGTACAACGGCATCAAGCTGTGCCGCGCGGGCGCCGCCCCGGTCGGCCAGGACACGGGCCTGGCCGAGATCCGCGCACTCGTCGAGCGGTGGAGCGAGTCGGGCGCCCCGGAGCCGGCGGCCGTGCCGGGAACGGTCACCCGGCGCGACACGCTGGACGACTACGCGGCACACCTGCGCTCGCTCGTCGACCTCACCTCGATCCGCCCCCTGAAGGTCGTCGTCGACGCGGGCAACGGCATGGGCGGGCACACCGTCCCCACGGTCTTCGCCGGCCTGCCGCTCACCCTCGTCCCGATGTACTTCGAGCTCGACGGCACCTTCCCCAACCACGAGGCCAACCCGCTCGACCCGGCCAACCTGGTCGACCTGCAGAAGCGGGTCCGCGAGGAGGGCGCCGACCTCGGCCTCGCCTTCGACGGCGACGCCGACCGCTGCTTCGTCGTCGACGAGCGGGGCGAGCCGGTCTCCCCGTCCGCGATCACCGCCCTGGTGGCCTCCCGCGAGCTGGCCAGGAACGGCGGCAAGGGCACGGTCATCCACAACCTGATCACGTCCTGGTCGGTCCCCGAGGTCGTGCGGGAGAACGGCGGCACCCCCGAGCGCACCCGCGTGGGCCACTCCTTCATCAAGGCCGAGATGGCCAGGACCGGCGCCATCTTCGGCGGCGAGCACTCCGCGCACTACTACTTCCGCGACTTCTGGAACGCCGACACGGGCATGCTGGCCGCCCTGCACGTCCTCGCCGCCCTCGGCGGCCAGCGGGGCACCCTGTCCGCCCTGGTCGCCCAGTACGACCGCTACGCCGGCTCCGGCGAGATCAACTCCACCGTCGACGACCAGACCGCCCGCCTCGCCGCGATCCGGGCCGCGTACGAGGGCCGCGAGGGCGTCACCCTGGACGAACTGGACGGCCTCACCGTCACCTCCGCCGACTGGTGGTTCAACGTCCGCCCCTCCAACACCGAACCGCTCCTCCGCCTGAACGCGGAGGCCCGCGACGAGGCGACGATGGCCGAGGTGCGCGACGAGGCCCTGGCGATCATCCGGGGCTGA
- a CDS encoding DUF3499 domain-containing protein produces MGESRRGPLKSAVPSNVVSPVRRCSRTACGRPAVATLTYVYADSTAVLGPLATYAEPHCYDLCAEHSERLTAPRGWEVVRLLDGSAPAQPSGDDLEALANAVREAARPQERAAGAAGGARAADPMEVARRGHLRVLRSPDN; encoded by the coding sequence CTGGGGGAGAGTCGTCGCGGCCCGCTCAAGAGTGCGGTACCGTCCAACGTCGTGAGCCCTGTACGTCGCTGTTCGCGCACCGCTTGCGGCCGTCCCGCCGTCGCGACGCTGACGTACGTCTACGCCGACTCGACCGCGGTCCTCGGCCCGCTCGCCACCTACGCCGAACCCCACTGCTACGACCTGTGCGCCGAGCACTCCGAGCGCCTCACCGCACCGCGCGGCTGGGAGGTCGTCCGCCTCCTCGACGGCTCGGCCCCGGCCCAGCCCAGCGGGGACGACCTGGAGGCACTGGCGAACGCCGTGCGCGAGGCGGCCCGCCCCCAGGAGCGGGCGGCGGGAGCCGCCGGCGGAGCCCGGGCCGCCGACCCCATGGAGGTCGCGCGCCGCGGCCACCTGCGGGTGCTCCGCTCACCGGACAACTGA
- a CDS encoding metallopeptidase family protein, with protein MDSPVTPRAAGPGPRRRDRHGRGMRGPIAPPQVPLAASRAETFADLVQDSVERLERRWPQLADIDFLVLEVPQPDGGGLGWSDEAVPLGGTVPAREGRPARVVVYRRPVEIRTKGRDERAALVHEVVVEQVADLLGLTPEAVDPRYGED; from the coding sequence ATGGACAGCCCCGTGACGCCCCGTGCCGCCGGCCCCGGGCCCCGACGCCGTGACCGCCACGGCCGGGGCATGCGCGGCCCGATCGCACCGCCCCAGGTGCCGCTCGCCGCCAGCCGCGCGGAGACGTTCGCAGACCTCGTGCAGGACTCCGTGGAGCGGCTGGAGCGGCGGTGGCCGCAGCTCGCCGACATCGATTTCCTCGTGCTGGAGGTGCCGCAGCCGGACGGCGGCGGGCTGGGGTGGAGCGACGAGGCGGTGCCCCTGGGCGGGACGGTGCCCGCGCGCGAGGGGCGTCCCGCGCGGGTGGTGGTCTACCGGCGGCCGGTCGAGATCCGCACCAAGGGGCGCGACGAGCGGGCCGCGCTCGTCCACGAGGTCGTGGTCGAGCAGGTGGCGGACCTGCTGGGGCTGACGCCGGAGGCCGTGGACCCCCGGTACGGCGAGGACTGA